From the Mycobacterium noviomagense genome, the window CCAAGGGAAGTCCCTTGCGGAACACGATGCCGATGCCATCGCCAGTCAAGGTATGCGCGTTGGACGTGGTCTTGTAGATCCGGCCCGACCCGCCGGTTGCGATCACGACGGCCTTGGCGTGGAAGATGTGGATGTCGCCGGTGGCCAGCTCGTAGGCGATGACCCCGGTGGCCACCGGCCCGCTGCGCGTCTGGGTAAGCGCCAGGTCCAGCACATAGAACTCGTTGAAGAACTGCACGTCATGCTTGACGCAGTTCTGGTACAGCGTCTGCAGAATCATGTGGCCGGTGCGGTCGGCGGCATAACAGGATCGGCGCACCGGGGCCTTGCCGTGATCGCGGGTGTGCCCGCCGAAGCGGCGCTGGTCGATGCGCCCCTCCGCGGTGCGGTTGAACGGCATCCCCATCTTCTCCAGGTCCAGCACCGCGTCGATGGCTTCGCGGCACATGATCTCAACCGCGTCTTGGTCGCACAGATAGTCGCCGCCCTTGACGGTGTCGAAGGTGTGCCACTCCCAGTTGTCTTCTTCGACGTTGGCCAGCGCCGCGCACATCCCGCCCTGGGCGGCGCCCGTGTGGCTGCGGGTGGGGTAGAGCTTGGTCAGCACGGCAGTGCGCGCCCGGGGTGCGGCCTCGACCGCGGCCCGCATGCCGGCGCCGCCGGCGCCGACGATGACCACGTCGTAGCGATGTTGATGGATCATGACCGCCGCCGACGATGCAGAGCGAAGCGATGAGGAGGAGGCGGCGTAATCATGAGATGTTCGGGTCGAAGGTCAACAGCACATAGGTACCCAGCACCAGGGTGAACACCATCGACACCGCCAACAGGCTGTTCAGCCAGAAGCGGGTGGAGTCCTTGCGGGAGTAGTCGTCGATGATCGTGCGCAGCCCATTGCCGCCGTGCAGCTGTGCCAGCCACAACAACAGCAGGTCCCAGGTCTGCCAGAACGGCGAATGCCAGCGCTGGGCCACGTAGTTGAAGTCGATGCGGTACACACCGTCGTCCCACATGAGCATCACGAACAGGTGGCCGAGTGCCAGGAACACCAGCACGATGCCGGAGAACCGCATAAACAGCCAGGCGTATTTCTCGAAATTGGGCATGCCTGAACGCCGGCGGGGTGCGCGCGGATTGTCCAGGCCGGCGGGGCGATCGTGGTTGCGGGTCAATACCGGGGCGGGCTGGGGCGCGGTCATCCGAACCGCCCGAGGAAGTGGATGGCAAGCACCATCGTGGCCGGAACCATGACCAGCAGCCAGACGACGCCGATGACCCACAGCATCAGCCGCTGGTAGCGGGTGCCTTGCCACCAGAAGTCGATCAAGATGACCCGCACGCCATTTAGCGCGTGATACAGGACTGCCGCCACCAGCCCCAGCTCCATCAGACCGACGATCGGTGATTTGTAGGTCTCGATGACCTCGTTGTACGTCTGCGGGCCCACCCGCACGAGCGCGGTATCGAGCACATGAACGAACAGGAAGAAGAAGATGGTCGCCCCGGTGATGCGGTGCAGGACCCACGACCACATACCGGGGTCGCCGCGATACAGGGTTCGCACCGCCCGCGGGCGCGAGGATCCCTGTGCCGGCTCTGCAGACGTCGTCGTCATCAGCCCTCCAGTATGGTGCCGACCCGCTGCGCCCGGCTTCGCCGCGCTTGCGATCGGCACGCAGTGTCTAGCCGGGCAATTCAATCTAGACCCAATTTGTCGGGTCGGATAACGGCTAAGCAGCCAGGCGCACCCGCATCGGCCGCAACGTTATGGTGACTTCTGGGTTGATCGACGGCTGGACGGGGCTGCCCTATGCGTTCAGAACATGGCGGGCATCGCTGACATGACCGACGAGATTGATTGGAATACACTGCGGGACAAGGCAATCCAAGCGGCATACCGAGCGTATGCACCGTATTCGCGGTTGCGGGTAGGCGCGGCGGCACTGGTAGATGATCGCCGCGTGGTCACCGGATGCAATGTGGAGAATGTCTCATATGGCCTAGGTCTCTGTGCCGAGTGCGGCGTGGTGAGCGCCCTGCATTCGACCGGCGGCGGCAGGCTGCTCGCGCTGGTGTGTGTCGACGCCAGCGGGACGCTGCTGATGCCCTGCGGGCGATGCCGGCAGGTGTTGTTCGAGCACGGCGGACCCGAACTGCTCATCGACCATCCCGCCGGGCCCCGTCGGCTCGGCGACCTGCTGCCCGACGCGTTCGGCCCCGACGACCTCCCTCTCCAATAACCGTGAGCCGCTTCACATTCGACCCGCCCACGGTGATCAAGACCAAGCGCGACGGCGGCCGGCTCTCCGACGCCGCCATCGACTGGGTCGTCGATGCCTACACCCACGGGCGGATCGCCGAGGAGCAGATGGCGGCGCTGCTGATGGCGATCTACCTGCGCGGCATGGACCACGCCGAGACCGCACGGTGGACCGCGGCGATGCTGGCCTCCGGCGAGCGGCTCGACTTCAGCGATCTCAGCAAGCCGACCGTGGACAAGCACTCCACCGGCGGAGTCGGGGACAAGATCACGCTGCCGCTGGTGGCCGTCGTCGCCGCATGCGGGGCCGCGGTGCCGCAGGCCTCCGGGCGCGGACTCGGGCACACCGGCGGCACCCTAGACAAGCTGGAATCCATCGCCGGGTTCACTGCGGACCTGCCCAGCGGCCAGGTGCGCGAACAGCTCCGCGAGGTCGGCGCGGCCATCTTCGCCGCCGGCCGGTTGGCGCCGGCCGACGCCAAGCTCTACGCGCTGCGCGACATCACCGGCACGGTTGAGTCGCTTGCACTGATCGCCAGCTCGGTGATGAGCAAGAAGCTGGCCGAAGGCGCCAGTGCACTGGTGCTCGACGTCAAGGTGGGCTCCGGCGCGCTGCTGAAGTCCGAACCGTTGTGCCGTGAGTTGGCGCGGACCATGGTGCACTTGGGTGCAGCGCACGAGACGCCCACCCATGCGCTGCTGACCGACATGAACCGCCCGCTGGGCACCGCCGTCGGCAACGCGCTGGAAGTCGCCGAAGCCCTGGACGTGTTGGCCGGCGGCGGACCGCCCGACGTGGTGCAGCTGACCGTCGCGCTGGCCAGCGAGATGCTCGAGCTCGCGGGGCTTGACGCACGCGATCCGGCAACCACCTTGCGTGACGGTACCGCGATGGATCGATTCCGCGCGCTGGTCGCCGCACAAGGCGGCGACTTGGCGGCGCCCTTGCCTGTGGGCGCGTGTTCGGAGACCGTGACGGCCGACCGGGGCGGCACAATGGGCGACATCGACGCGATGGCGATAGGGATGACGGTGTGGCGACTCGGCGCGGGCAGGACCCGCCCGGGCGAACGGGTGCAACCCGGCGCCGGCCTCCGGATCCACCGCCGGCCCGGCGAACCGGTCGCGGCCGGCGAGCCGCTGTTCACGCTATACACCGACACCCCGGAACGCTTCGGCGCCGCCATGGCCGAGCTGGACGGCGGCTGGAGCGTCGCCGACACGCCGCCGCCCCAACGGCCCCTGGTCATTGATCGGATCACACCATGACGACACCGCTGACCCTGGACATGATCAGCAAGGCGCCGAAGGCGCTGCTCCACGACCACCTCGACGGCGGTCTGCGCCCGGCTACCGTGCTCGACATCGCCGGCCAGATCGGCTACGACGACCTGCCTGCCACAGATATCGACGAGCTGGGACGGTGGTTTCACACCCGGTCCTACAGCGGCTCGCTGGAACGCTACCTCGA encodes:
- a CDS encoding thymidine phosphorylase, yielding MSRFTFDPPTVIKTKRDGGRLSDAAIDWVVDAYTHGRIAEEQMAALLMAIYLRGMDHAETARWTAAMLASGERLDFSDLSKPTVDKHSTGGVGDKITLPLVAVVAACGAAVPQASGRGLGHTGGTLDKLESIAGFTADLPSGQVREQLREVGAAIFAAGRLAPADAKLYALRDITGTVESLALIASSVMSKKLAEGASALVLDVKVGSGALLKSEPLCRELARTMVHLGAAHETPTHALLTDMNRPLGTAVGNALEVAEALDVLAGGGPPDVVQLTVALASEMLELAGLDARDPATTLRDGTAMDRFRALVAAQGGDLAAPLPVGACSETVTADRGGTMGDIDAMAIGMTVWRLGAGRTRPGERVQPGAGLRIHRRPGEPVAAGEPLFTLYTDTPERFGAAMAELDGGWSVADTPPPQRPLVIDRITP
- a CDS encoding succinate dehydrogenase hydrophobic membrane anchor subunit yields the protein MTAPQPAPVLTRNHDRPAGLDNPRAPRRRSGMPNFEKYAWLFMRFSGIVLVFLALGHLFVMLMWDDGVYRIDFNYVAQRWHSPFWQTWDLLLLWLAQLHGGNGLRTIIDDYSRKDSTRFWLNSLLAVSMVFTLVLGTYVLLTFDPNIS
- the sdhC gene encoding succinate dehydrogenase, cytochrome b556 subunit, with translation MTTTSAEPAQGSSRPRAVRTLYRGDPGMWSWVLHRITGATIFFFLFVHVLDTALVRVGPQTYNEVIETYKSPIVGLMELGLVAAVLYHALNGVRVILIDFWWQGTRYQRLMLWVIGVVWLLVMVPATMVLAIHFLGRFG
- a CDS encoding cytidine deaminase — encoded protein: MTDEIDWNTLRDKAIQAAYRAYAPYSRLRVGAAALVDDRRVVTGCNVENVSYGLGLCAECGVVSALHSTGGGRLLALVCVDASGTLLMPCGRCRQVLFEHGGPELLIDHPAGPRRLGDLLPDAFGPDDLPLQ